The Argentina anserina chromosome 3, drPotAnse1.1, whole genome shotgun sequence genome includes a region encoding these proteins:
- the LOC126786699 gene encoding coatomer subunit epsilon-1: MAALAAGPDHLFNLRNNFYLGAYQAAINSSELPNLSPDEAVERDCLVFRSYIALGSYQLVINEIDSSAATPLQAVKLLALYLSGPDYKESAISNLKELLADPAIGNIPVLRMVAGTVFMHEQDYIEALKYTNAGGNLELDALTVQIFLKMHRSDYAERRLKEMQKIDEDHTLTQLATAWQNLAVGGSKIQEAYLIFQDFSEKSQVTSLILNGKAVCCMHMGNFDEAETLLLEALNKDAKDPETLANLVVCYLHIGKSPSRFLSQLRLAHPEHVLVKRTSSAEESFDRAVQSVA; the protein is encoded by the exons ATGGCAGCACTAGCAGCAGGACCGGACCACCTCTTCAACCTCCGCAACAACTTCTACTTAGGCGCCTACCAGGCCGCCATCAACAGCAGCGAGCTCCCTAACCTCTCGCCGGACGAGGCCGTCGAGCGCGACTGCCTCGTCTTCCGATCCTACATAGCCCTCGGCAGCTACCAGCTCGTCATCAACGAGATCGACTCCTCCGCCGCCACGCCTCTCCAGGCCGTCAAGCTCCTCGCCCTCTACCTCTCCGGCCCCGATTACAAG GAATCGGCGATCTCGAATCTCAAGGAGTTGCTGGCGGATCCGGCGATCGGGAACATCCCGGTGCTGAGGATGGTCGCCGGAACTGTGTTTATGCATGAGCAGGACTACATTGAAGCTCTCAAGTACACTAATGCCGGCGGCAATTTGGAATT GGATGCACTGACTGTGCAAATATTCCTCAAGATGCATAGGTCTGATTATGCTGAAAGACGGCTGAAGGAAATGCAAAAGATTGATGAGGACCACACCCTAACTCAACTTGCAACAGCGTGGCAAAATCTGGCAGTG GGTGGTTCTAAGATACAGGAGGCATATCTCATCTTCCAAGATTTCTCGGAGAAGTCTCAGGTCACAAGCTTGATTTTGAATGGAAAGGCTGTTTGCTGCATGCACATGGGAAATTTTGATGAAGCTGAAACACTGCTTCTTGAAGCACTGAACAAG GATGCAAAGGACCCAGAAACTCTAGCCAACCTGGTTGTATGCTATCTTCACATCGGGAAATCACCTTCTCGTTTTCTCAG CCAATTAAGACTTGCGCATCCAGAGCATGTCCTCGTCAAACGTACCTCATCTGCAGAAGAGAGCTTCGACAGAGCTGTTCAATCAGTTGCATGA
- the LOC126786701 gene encoding CASP-like protein 1B1, producing the protein MALEDGEKPGSSCLVVMRKPKDCTILLLRVVAFLATLSATLVMALNKETKTLVVATIGTTPVKATLTAKFQHNPANVYFVVANGMASLHNLLMIIVQIFGDKFKDKGLRLVMMAILDMMTVALASSGDGAATFMAQLGKKGNSHAQWNKICDKFGKFCDHGGGALIASYIGLLLLVVITVLSIIKLLKTK; encoded by the exons ATGGCGCTAGAAGATGGAGAGAAACCAGGGTCTAGTTGCTTGGTGGTGATGAGAAAGCCAAAGGATTGTACCATTCTGTTGCTGAGAGTGGTTGCCTTCTTGGCCACGCTTTCCGCAACTCTTGTAATGGCACTTAACAAAGAAACCAAGACCTTGGTTGTTGCTACTATTGGTACTACTCCAGTAAAAGCCACTCTCACAGCCAAGTTTCAACACAATCCAGCAAATGT GTACTTTGTTGTAGCTAATGGAATGGCCAGCCTTCACAACTTGCTGATGATAATAGTGCAGATTTTCGGTGACAAGTTCAAGGACAAGGGTCTTCGCCTTGTGATGATGGCCATTTTAGACATG ATGACTGTGGCGCTGGCATCTTCTGGTGATGGTGCAGCTACCTTCATGGCACAGCTAGGGAAGAAAGGAAACTCCCACGCTCAATGGAACAAAATCTGTGACAAGTTTGGCAAGTTCTGCGACCATGGTGGTGGTGCTCTCATTGCTTCTTATATTGGGCTGCTTCTCTTGGTGGTTATCACAGTGTTGTCCATCATCAAGCTACTGAAAACGAAATAG
- the LOC126786702 gene encoding protein LSD1 yields MQSQLVCSGCRSILLYPRGASNVCCALCNIITPVPPPGTEMAQLICGGCRTLLMHTRGATSVRCSCCHTVNLAPATNQFAHINCGNCRTTLMYPYGAPSVKCAVCQFVTNVMGGNPRLPIPVQRPSTSASMPNSQSQTVVVENPMSVDESGKLVSNVVVGVTTGKK; encoded by the exons ATGCAGAGCCAGCTTGTTTGTAGTGGTTGTAGAAGCATCCTTTTATATCCAAGAGGAGCTTCAAATGTTTGTTGTGCATTATGCAATATAATCACCCCTGTCCCTCCCCCTG GTACGGAAATGGCTCAACTTATTTGTGGGGGTTGCAGGACGTTGTTAATGCATACACGGGGCGCAACAAGTGTGAGATGCTCCTGCTGCCATACAGTCAACCTTGCTCCAG CAACCAATCAGTTTGCCCACATCAACTGTGGGAACTGCCGGACAACGCTTATGTATCCATATGGGGCTCCTTCTGTTAAATGCGCAGTCTGTCAGTTTGTTACCAATGTT ATGGGTGGCAATCCACGACTCCCAATTCCAGTTCAGAGACCCTCTACTTCAGCA tcaATGCCTAATTCTCAGAGTCAAACTGTTGTCGTTGAGAACCCTATGTCGGTTGATGAGAGTGGAAAATTG GTGAGCAACGTTGTAGTTGGTGTCACAACAGGGAAAAAATAG
- the LOC126786696 gene encoding protein ROOT PRIMORDIUM DEFECTIVE 1 yields MGTRVMRLIMKQPYDRFLGVRLKTTSSQYVASRARDPTFEKLMDKYKNLVKVIAVQDLILANPSDLAVSVDFLSRLSQKLHLNRGAVAFLRKYPHIFHIYHDPTKGQTRSTLTDAAFRISEEEAGAINASLPLVVDRLVRLLSMSTSKMLPLRGIFKVFRELGLPDDFEESVISKNSHLFQLCDAHEPNTHNLKLVGEISDKFVAAVENWRVEEYCKEGCSVDRAELQFSFKHGYPPGMRLRKNFRAKVKEWQKLPYVGPYDEVTEKKKLSKAGMIVGEKRAVAIVHEFLNLTVEKMVEVENISHFRKWFGFDLNVRDLFLDHPGMFYLSTKGKRHTVFLREAYEKGCLIHPNPVYNARRKLLDLVVLGRHDMFIGDSKMRSIANSKEAQYLEQLNGEISDSD; encoded by the coding sequence ATGGGTACCCGAGTTATGAGATTGATAATGAAGCAGCCCTACGATCGGTTTTTGGGTGTTAGGTTGAAAACAACCTCATCTCAGTATGTAGCATCAAGAGCCAGAGATCCCACGTTTGAGAAATTAATGGATAAGTACAAGAACCTTGTGAAAGTCATTGCAGTGCAAGATCTCATCCTAGCAAACCCGAGCGACCTTGCAGTTTCTGTTGATTTTCTCTCCAGGCTCTCTCAGAAGCTCCATCTCAACCGTGGTGCAGTGGCCTTTCTCCGCAAATACCCTCATATTTTCCACATTTACCATGACCCAACAAAGGGACAGACACGAAGCACGTTAACTGATGCTGCTTTTCgaatttcagaagaagaagcagggGCTATTAATGCCTCATTGCCACTTGTTGTTGATCGATTGGTACGGCTTTTGTCCATGTCAACTTCCAAAATGCTGCCACTCCGTGGCATTTTTAAGGTTTTCAGGGAACTTGGGCTTCCTGATGATTTTGAGGAGTCTGTAATATCTAAGAACTCCCATCTTTTTCAACTTTGTGATGCTCATGAGCCCAATACTCATAACTTGAAACTGGTTGGTGAAATTTCTGATAAGTTTGTTGCTGCTGTTGAGAATTGGAGGGTAGAAGAATATTGCAAGGAGGGTTGCAGTGTTGATAGGGCTGAACTTCAGTTTAGTTTTAAGCATGGGTATCCTCCAGGGATGAGGTTAAGAAAGAATTTTAGAGCCAAGGTTAAAGAATGGCAGAAATTGCCATACGTAGGGCCATATGATGAGGTCACAGAGAAGAAAAAGTTGTCTAAAGCTGGAATGATAGTTGGGGAGAAACGAGCAGTTGCAATAGTTCATGAGTTCTTAAATCTGACAGTTGAGAAGATGGTCGAAGTGGAGAATATCAGTCATTTCAGAAAATGGTTTGGGTTTGATTTGAATGTAAGGGATTTGTTTCTGGATCACCCTGGGATGTTCTATTTGTCTACCAAGGGAAAGAGGCACACTGTTTTTCTGAGAGAAGCTTATGAAAAAGGGTGTTTGATTCACCCAAATCCAGTTTATAATGCAAGGAGAAAGCTTCTGGATCTTGTTGTTTTAGGACGCCATGATATGTTTATTGGTGACTCAAAGATGAGGAGCATTGCTAATAGCAAGGAGGCTCAGTATCTAGAGCAGCTCAATGGAGAAATTTCCGACTCTGATTAG
- the LOC126786687 gene encoding lysine-specific demethylase JMJ14-like, with protein sequence MEETCFAAESQQIEVHSSNNNQRSDDTVECSGSPLSQKIAPRWDPEEACRPVIDDAPVFYPTVEEFEDTVGYIAKIWPQAESYGICRIVPPRSWIPPCLLREKHMWENAKFSTRVQQVDLLQNRESMKKKTRGRKRKRRRHSKRRGEANAASETDEKFGFQSGSDFTFTEFQRHALTFKDSYFGTHERKEGPNSGGTNNKRWELSVEDIEGEYWRIVEQPTDEVEVDYGADLETGVFGSGFPKASSIGTKSDSDIYAMSGWNLNNLPRLPGSVLCFEESDISGVLVPWLYVGMCFSSFCWHVEDHHLYSLNYLHFGDPKVWYGVPGSRATSLEQTMRKHLPDLFEEQPDLLNELVTQLSPSVLKSEGVPVHRVVQHSGEFVLTFPRAYHAGFNCGFNCAEAVNVAPVDWLQHGQTAVELYSKQCRKTSLSHDKLLLQSALEAVQVLGEISLGKKLTSNQNWQKVCGKDGVLTKAVKRRVDMEEERLDRLPICWKSQKMERDFDSNTERECFSCFYDLHLSAASCNCSPDRFSCLKHARHFCSCEKTQRYILLRYTVEELNMLVKALEGELAAIHAWASKDSEVVSIDCTSRFAVKKPKLDQACDPMEIVPDYPVVENKVNRIGSCSSSSHDSSAVVQSGSQDDQTGDQSLVVNAEPKMEHDCSFDLNLNCTSDENESKIIDVSDVCDNKASTIEEDISTSMSNQEKASTSESNKLFGVDLGLSRPVSNIAPISSSETETTDTSAVNASMRQQSNQLRRLSLVEPLNFGSVMTGKYWCTKHAMYPKGFRSRIKFFSVLDPTKLCSYISEVLDAGLLGPLFKVSLEECPGESFANVSADKCWEMVLNKLNSEISRRSSLGERGLPPLQSLQSINGFAMFGFLSQPIVEAIEDLDPNHQCTE encoded by the exons ATGGAAGAGACGTGCTTTGCAGCAGAATCTCAGCAAATAGAG GTTCATTCTTCTAACAACAATCAGAGAAGTGATGACACAGTTGAGTGCTCTGGCAGTCCTCTAAGTCAAAAG ATAGCACCTAGATGGGATCCAGAGGAAGCATGCCGGCCTGTCATTGATGATGCACCTGTATTTTATCCAACTGTTGAG GAGTTTGAAGATACAGTTGGTTACATAGCAAAGATTTGGCCACAGGCTGAATCTTATGGTATTTGTAGGATTGTCCCTCCACGTTCTTGGATCCCTCCATGCCTTCTTAGAGAGAAACACATGTGGGAAAATGCTAAATTTTCTACACGTGTTCAGCAAGTTGACTTGCTCCAGAATAGGGAGTccatgaaaaagaaaactcGAGGTCGGAAGCGAAAACGAAGAAGACACTCAAAGAGACGTGGAGAAGCTAATGCTGCTTCTGAGACTGATGAGAAATTTGGGTTCCAGTCAGGATCGGACTTCACATTTACAGAGTTTCAGAGACATGCCTTAACTTTCAAGGACAGTTACTTTGGAACACATGAACGTAAGGAGGGTCCGAATTCAGGTGGAACTAACAACAAAAGATGGGAGCTCTCTGTGGAGGATATTGAAGGTGAATACTGGCGGATTGTTGAGCAACCAACAGACGAGGTTGAG GTTGACTATGGAGCTGACTTGGAAACAGGAGTATTTGGAAGTGGTTTTCCCAAGGCATCATCCATAGGGACTAAGAGTGATTCAGATATTTATGCAATGTCAGGCTGGAATTTGAATAACTTGCCTCGTCTGCCTGGTTCGGTACTATGTTTCGAGGAAAGCGATATCTCAGGAGTTCTAGTCCCATGGCTTTATGTTGGGATGTGCTTTTCGTCATTTTGTTGG CATGTTGAGGACCACCACCTCTATTCCCTAAATTATCTGCACTTTGGTGACCCAAAAGTATGGTATGGAGTGCCCGGCAGCCGTGCTACCTCTTTGGAACAAACAATGAGAAAGCATTTGCCGGATTTGTTTGAGGAACAACCTGATTTACTCAATGAACTG GTCACTCAGCTATCTCCTTCAGTTTTAAAATCTGAGGGTGTACCTGTGCATCGAGTTGTCCAACATTCTGGGGAGTTTGTTCTGACCTTCCCGAGAGCATATCACGCTGGATTTAATTGCGGCTTCAACTGTGCCGAGGCAGTAAATGTCGCACCTGTTGATTGGTTACAACACGGCCAAACTGCAGTTGAGCTTTACAGTAAACAGTGTCGCAAGACATCATTGTCGCATGACAAATTGTTACTGCAGTCAGCTCTGGAAGCTGTGCAGGTTCTCGGAGAAATATCACTCGGAAAAAAGTTGACCAGCAATCAGAATTGGCAAAAAGTCTGTGGCAAAGATGGTGTGCTCACCAAAGCAGTTAAG CGACGAGTGGACATGGAGGAGGAAAGACTGGATCGTCTTCCAATTTGTTGGAAGTCGCAAAAGATGGAAAGAGACTTTGATTCAAACACTGAGAGAGAATGTTTTTCTTGCTTCTATGACTTGCACTTATCTGCTGCCAGCTGCAACTGCTCTCCTGACCGATTTTCATGTCTGAAACATGCAAGGCACTTCTGCTCATGTGAAAAGACTCAGAGATATATCCTTCTCCGCTACACTGTCGAGGAATTAAATATGCTGGTTAAAGCATTGGAAGGGGAGTTGGCTGCCATTCATGCATGGGCATCTAAGGATTCTGAAGTAGTTTCTATAGACTGCACTAGTAGGTTTGCGGTTAAGAAGCCTAAGCTGGATCAGGCTTGCGATCCAATGGAAATTGTGCCTGACTACCCAGTTGTAGAAAATAAGGTTAACAGGATTGGATCTTGCAGTTCCTCTAGTCATGATTCTTCTGCAGTAGTTCAGTCAGGGTCACAGGATGATCAGACTGGAGATCAATCTTTAGTTGTGAATGCTGAACCAAAGATGGAGCATGATTGCAGTTTTGATTTGAATCTCAATTGTACTTCtgatgaaaatgaaagcaAGATAATTGACGTATCTGACGTGTGTGATAATAAGGCTAGCACAATTGAGGAAGATATATCCACATCAATGTCCAATCAAGAGAAGGCCAGCACATCTGAGagtaacaagttgtttggtgTTGATCTGGGCTTATCACGTCCTGTTTCAAACATAGCACCAATCAGTTCTTCGGAAACTGAAACTACTGATACCTCTGCTGTGAATGCATCCATGAGACAACAAAGCAATCAATTAAGACGTCTGAGTCTTGTTGAGCCTTTGAATTTCGGATCTGTCATGACTGGGAAATATTGGTGCACTAAGCATGCCATGTATCCCAAAG GGTTTAGAAGCCGAATAAAGTTCTTCAGTGTGTTGGACCCAACAAAGCTGTGTAGTTATATATCAGAAGTGTTAGATGCTGGGCTTCTTGGACCCCTTTTTAAG GTCAGTTTAGAAGAATGCCCAGGGGAGTCTTTTGCAAATGTATCAGCAGACAAGTGCTGGGAGATGGTACTAAATAAACTAAACAGTGAAATAAGTAGACGGAGTAGTCTAGGGGAAAGAGGGCTACCCCCTTTACAATCTTTGCAGAGCATTAACGGGTTTGCAATGTTTGGCTTTCTCTCCCAACCCATTGTTGAG GCTATTGAGGATCTTGATCCCAATCATCAATGCACGGAGTAG